The proteins below come from a single Arthrobacter sp. B1I2 genomic window:
- a CDS encoding ABC transporter ATP-binding protein, with protein MNIGRTGTGPVTAGLAIETRGLSKHFGRQAAVDHVDLAVPHGTVFGFLGPNGSGKTTTIRMLLGLAAASAGTVKLLGQEMPDRLHDVLPRVGALVEGPAFYPFLSGADNLHRLDAAGPHTVPATRRARVGRALERVGLEHAAGKRVHAYSLGMKQRLGIANALLSPRDLLVLDEPTNGLDPQGTREVRNLVRSLAHEGTTVFVSSHLLAEVEQMCTHAAVMSAGKLVAQGPLAELRQAGHTRLRLVTPDGGAARQVLSRLGLSPEPGASGPALPGTGQPGQPEPGQGSPDGETIVAALDAAAQPPEVLPEDVVAHLVQAGVRVRGFAVERESLEERFVALTGEGFDVAQ; from the coding sequence GTGAATATCGGCCGGACGGGGACCGGCCCGGTGACTGCCGGCCTGGCGATCGAGACCCGCGGCCTCAGCAAGCACTTTGGCCGGCAGGCCGCCGTCGACCACGTGGACCTGGCCGTCCCGCACGGGACTGTGTTCGGCTTCCTGGGGCCCAACGGCTCCGGCAAGACCACCACCATCCGCATGCTGCTCGGCCTGGCAGCCGCGTCGGCCGGGACGGTTAAGCTGCTCGGCCAGGAGATGCCTGACAGGCTCCACGACGTCCTGCCCCGCGTGGGCGCACTCGTGGAAGGCCCCGCCTTCTACCCTTTTCTTTCCGGCGCCGATAACCTCCACCGGCTCGACGCCGCGGGCCCGCACACCGTCCCCGCCACACGCAGGGCGCGGGTGGGGCGGGCGCTGGAGCGTGTGGGACTGGAGCACGCGGCAGGGAAGCGGGTGCACGCGTACTCCCTGGGAATGAAGCAGCGGCTGGGCATCGCCAACGCCTTGCTGTCGCCCAGGGACCTGCTGGTACTGGATGAGCCCACCAACGGGCTGGACCCGCAAGGGACCCGGGAAGTCCGGAACCTGGTGCGTTCCCTGGCGCACGAGGGTACCACCGTTTTTGTGTCCAGCCACCTGCTGGCCGAGGTGGAGCAGATGTGCACCCATGCTGCGGTCATGAGCGCAGGAAAGCTCGTTGCACAGGGTCCCCTGGCTGAGTTGCGGCAGGCCGGACACACCCGGCTGCGGCTGGTGACGCCCGACGGCGGCGCAGCCCGGCAGGTGCTGTCCCGGCTGGGGCTGTCGCCTGAACCTGGAGCATCCGGGCCTGCACTGCCTGGAACCGGGCAACCCGGCCAACCGGAGCCGGGGCAGGGGAGCCCGGACGGTGAGACCATCGTCGCAGCACTGGACGCCGCCGCCCAACCGCCCGAGGTGCTTCCCGAGGATGTCGTGGCGCACCTGGTCCAAGCGGGCGTCCGTGTCCGGGGATTCGCCGTCGAGCGTGAAAGCCTCGAGGAGCGCTTTGTTGCCCTCACGGGGGAAGGATTCGACGTTGCCCAGTAG
- a CDS encoding C40 family peptidase, with the protein MALTGSGRRTAVLCAAVVLFASVATPAAAVPAPYAQLALPASPEIPSPEDIAAAKASEAATADQVSAIERILADASAAQQAAFAVAMQANNSYSEALVELQQRTAAASVASAKASSARDQQDKTRKQVGQLAGDLYRNGGLNPTLGTFASGGESLQQAATLEALSASRSRAFEAADTAATAYRSLTAAAEDATKAADDAAKTAEQRKSQAEQANAAQAKAVADAKAQRTVLVDQLAQLRNTTVALESARVDALDRQREEARLAALSAAADKAAQDRAAQDSAAQDKAAQNQAVQNQAAGQNSRGQAPAPAPAAPAPAAPGVPAPAPAPAPALVAPAPAAPAPAPAPPAPAPAPAPAPAPAPAPAPAPAPAPAPSTGSGTHEAAISVALGKVGAPYFYQWGGTGAYGFDCSGLVQTAFAAAGKYLPRTASQQYAAAPVHVPISQARRGDLLVWGSAPNFYHVAIYLGNGQVVQALNPQEGITVSSISSMVGMDLYPYAARY; encoded by the coding sequence ATGGCTTTAACCGGATCCGGCCGCAGGACGGCCGTGCTGTGCGCCGCCGTCGTACTCTTTGCATCCGTGGCAACACCGGCAGCCGCCGTACCGGCACCATACGCTCAGCTGGCCCTTCCGGCGTCGCCCGAAATTCCCTCGCCGGAGGACATCGCTGCGGCGAAAGCCAGCGAGGCCGCGACGGCGGACCAGGTGAGTGCGATCGAGCGCATCCTGGCGGACGCGTCCGCAGCCCAGCAGGCAGCGTTCGCGGTGGCCATGCAGGCCAACAACTCGTACAGCGAGGCGCTGGTGGAGCTGCAGCAGAGGACAGCAGCGGCATCCGTTGCCTCTGCCAAGGCCTCGTCCGCCCGCGACCAGCAGGACAAAACCCGGAAGCAGGTGGGGCAGCTCGCCGGGGACCTGTACCGCAACGGCGGCCTGAACCCCACCCTGGGAACCTTTGCCAGCGGCGGCGAAAGCCTCCAACAGGCTGCAACGCTCGAAGCGCTCTCGGCCAGCCGCAGCCGGGCCTTCGAAGCTGCGGACACCGCGGCTACCGCATACCGTTCGCTCACGGCAGCTGCCGAGGATGCCACCAAAGCCGCAGACGATGCCGCGAAGACCGCGGAACAACGGAAGTCCCAGGCGGAACAGGCCAACGCCGCGCAGGCCAAGGCCGTGGCGGACGCGAAAGCGCAGCGGACCGTCCTGGTGGACCAGCTGGCACAGCTCCGCAACACCACTGTGGCGCTCGAATCGGCCCGTGTGGATGCCCTGGACCGGCAGCGCGAGGAGGCACGGCTCGCCGCCTTGTCCGCCGCCGCCGACAAGGCAGCCCAGGACAGGGCAGCACAAGATAGCGCTGCCCAGGATAAAGCAGCCCAGAACCAGGCAGTGCAGAACCAGGCAGCCGGCCAGAACAGCCGCGGACAGGCCCCGGCTCCCGCGCCTGCAGCGCCCGCCCCCGCGGCACCAGGCGTGCCAGCACCCGCTCCGGCACCGGCACCAGCTCTGGTTGCCCCGGCCCCCGCCGCTCCCGCACCCGCACCAGCACCACCTGCACCTGCACCTGCACCTGCACCAGCACCAGCTCCTGCACCCGCGCCGGCTCCCGCCCCTGCCCCGGCTCCCGCACCTTCCACGGGCTCAGGCACTCACGAGGCCGCGATCTCAGTGGCTTTGGGAAAGGTGGGCGCCCCGTACTTCTACCAGTGGGGCGGCACGGGAGCCTACGGCTTTGACTGCTCCGGGCTGGTACAGACGGCCTTCGCAGCGGCCGGCAAGTACCTTCCGCGCACAGCTTCACAGCAATACGCCGCGGCCCCGGTCCACGTTCCCATTTCGCAGGCCCGCCGCGGCGACCTGCTCGTCTGGGGTTCGGCGCCGAACTTCTACCACGTGGCCATCTACCTGGGGAACGGACAGGTGGTGCAGGCGCTCAACCCGCAGGAAGGCATCACCGTTTCCTCCATCAGCTCCATGGTGGGCATGGATCTCTACCCGTATGCGGCCCGCTACTGA
- a CDS encoding ABC transporter permease, whose protein sequence is MPSSVPADIPEAAGTARPAAAPRSSGVSLLASELKVLFRRRRTWALLLALAAIPVLIAVAVKVSSAVPPGRGPAFLDRITQNGLFVAFTAMLVSVPLFMPLAVGVVAGDTIAGEANLGTLRYLLVAPAGRVRLLLVKYAGALAFCVVAPLTVGLAGAAIGAALFPVGPVTLLSGGVVQPLEAALRIVLIAAYLAVSLAGLSAIGLFLSTLTVVPVGAMAATVVVSVVSQVLDQLPQLEWLHPWLFSHYWLGFGDMLRQPVLWDSFASNALLQAGYVAVFGALAYGRFVTKDILS, encoded by the coding sequence TTGCCCAGTAGTGTGCCCGCGGACATTCCGGAAGCCGCCGGAACCGCCCGGCCAGCCGCAGCGCCGCGCAGTTCCGGGGTGTCCCTGCTGGCATCGGAGCTCAAAGTCCTGTTCCGCCGCCGGCGGACCTGGGCACTGCTCCTGGCGCTCGCCGCGATCCCGGTCCTGATTGCCGTTGCCGTGAAGGTTTCGTCCGCGGTCCCGCCCGGGCGTGGTCCCGCCTTTCTTGACCGGATTACCCAGAACGGCCTGTTTGTGGCCTTCACCGCCATGCTGGTTTCCGTTCCGCTGTTCATGCCGCTTGCTGTGGGCGTGGTGGCGGGGGACACGATCGCCGGCGAGGCAAACCTGGGAACCCTCCGGTACCTCCTGGTGGCGCCTGCCGGGCGGGTGCGGCTGCTCCTGGTCAAGTACGCCGGCGCGCTCGCCTTCTGCGTCGTGGCTCCGTTGACCGTTGGCCTTGCGGGTGCGGCCATTGGGGCGGCTCTTTTCCCCGTAGGTCCCGTGACGCTGCTCTCCGGCGGAGTGGTCCAGCCTCTTGAAGCTGCCCTGCGGATAGTGCTGATCGCCGCCTACCTGGCTGTGTCGCTCGCCGGGTTGTCTGCAATCGGTCTGTTCCTGTCCACCCTGACCGTGGTTCCGGTTGGAGCGATGGCCGCCACCGTGGTGGTCTCGGTGGTCTCGCAGGTCCTGGACCAGCTCCCACAGCTGGAGTGGCTGCACCCATGGCTGTTCAGCCACTACTGGCTTGGTTTCGGTGACATGCTGCGCCAGCCGGTGCTGTGGGATTCCTTTGCCAGCAACGCCCTGCTCCAGGCCGGCTACGTGGCAGTGTTCGGCGCTCTCGCCTACGGCCGATTCGTCACCAAGGACATCCTGAGCTGA
- a CDS encoding Asp23/Gls24 family envelope stress response protein — protein MEYQNPQPVVPKRPATSPAPGPGRTVISETAVAKVAGIAARAVPGVYSLGSGPSRALGAIRDAVGSSEHAAGVHAEVGETQVAVDITLVASYGTPLHALANDVRAAVYRAVEELVGLQVIEVNVEITDVYVPPPVKTTAPAAPEREALL, from the coding sequence ATGGAATACCAGAACCCACAACCCGTGGTGCCTAAGCGTCCTGCCACAAGTCCGGCTCCGGGTCCGGGCCGGACGGTGATTTCCGAGACTGCCGTGGCAAAGGTGGCAGGAATCGCCGCGCGGGCGGTTCCCGGCGTCTACTCCCTTGGTTCGGGCCCGTCCCGTGCCTTGGGCGCCATCCGCGATGCCGTCGGAAGTTCCGAACATGCAGCGGGCGTCCACGCCGAAGTGGGCGAAACGCAGGTAGCCGTTGATATCACCTTGGTGGCAAGTTACGGGACCCCACTCCATGCACTGGCCAATGACGTCCGCGCGGCCGTTTACCGGGCGGTTGAGGAACTGGTGGGGCTGCAGGTCATCGAGGTTAACGTCGAGATCACGGACGTCTACGTGCCGCCGCCGGTCAAGACAACCGCGCCGGCTGCCCCCGAGCGGGAGGCACTCCTGTGA
- a CDS encoding PHP domain-containing protein has protein sequence MDAVAALNEIAFWLERGRAATFKVQAFRKAAAAIGSLGPEEVASRARTGRLKSMKGIGDRTYAVIRQAVDGQVPDYLADLREKGAQPLASDGQDIREALRGDLHSHSEWSDGGSPIELMVAAAEVLGREYLALTDHSPNLTIANGLSAERLLDQLDVVAAINSNGGGMRLLAGIEVDILESGQLDQEPELLDRLDIVVASVHSKLRADRKTMTSRMLGGIQDPHTNVLGHCTGRLVEGSRGTRPPSEFDAREVFAACAEHNVAVEINSRPERQDPPDALIQLALEAGCLFSIDSDAHAPGQLDFLQYGAERAARNHVPAERIITTWPVEKLLAWAGKGHSR, from the coding sequence ATGGATGCCGTCGCAGCGCTCAATGAGATTGCTTTCTGGCTGGAGCGCGGACGCGCCGCCACCTTCAAGGTCCAGGCCTTCCGCAAAGCGGCGGCAGCGATTGGTTCCCTTGGCCCTGAGGAAGTGGCCAGCCGGGCCCGGACCGGGCGGCTCAAGTCCATGAAGGGAATCGGCGACCGCACTTATGCAGTGATCCGGCAGGCGGTGGACGGGCAGGTCCCGGATTACCTGGCGGACCTTCGGGAGAAGGGCGCGCAGCCGCTGGCCTCCGATGGGCAGGACATCCGCGAGGCATTGCGGGGCGACCTGCACAGCCACAGCGAATGGTCCGACGGCGGCTCCCCCATTGAACTGATGGTGGCTGCGGCAGAGGTGCTGGGCCGGGAGTACCTGGCCTTGACCGACCACTCCCCCAACCTCACCATCGCCAACGGGCTATCGGCCGAGCGCCTGCTGGACCAGCTGGATGTGGTGGCAGCGATCAACAGCAACGGCGGTGGCATGCGGCTCCTGGCCGGGATCGAAGTGGACATCCTGGAGTCCGGCCAGCTGGACCAGGAACCGGAACTGCTGGACCGCCTGGACATCGTGGTGGCCAGCGTCCACTCCAAGCTCCGCGCGGACAGGAAAACCATGACCAGCCGGATGCTCGGCGGCATCCAGGATCCGCACACCAATGTCCTGGGCCACTGCACCGGGCGGCTGGTGGAAGGCTCACGCGGAACCCGGCCGCCGTCGGAATTCGACGCCAGGGAGGTGTTTGCCGCCTGCGCGGAGCACAACGTGGCCGTGGAAATCAATTCCCGGCCGGAGCGGCAGGATCCACCCGACGCCCTGATCCAGCTGGCACTGGAGGCAGGCTGCCTGTTCTCGATTGACAGCGACGCCCACGCACCCGGGCAACTGGATTTCCTCCAGTACGGCGCCGAGCGGGCAGCCCGCAATCACGTGCCGGCCGAAAGGATCATCACCACCTGGCCGGTGGAAAAACTGCTTGCCTGGGCTGGTAAGGGACACAGCAGGTAG
- a CDS encoding metallopeptidase family protein, with the protein MSSDEFEAAVRDALDSIPDKLARAMDNVAVFIDDDYVPGPGEDPDTVLLGLYEGVPLTERDSWWDAGSLPDRITIFREPILEICDSRDDVIHEVAVTVVHEIAHHFGISDDRLHELGWG; encoded by the coding sequence ATGTCCTCGGACGAGTTCGAGGCCGCCGTCCGGGATGCCCTGGACAGCATTCCGGACAAACTTGCCCGCGCCATGGACAACGTGGCCGTCTTCATCGACGACGACTATGTGCCGGGGCCGGGGGAAGATCCGGACACCGTGCTGCTGGGACTGTACGAAGGCGTCCCGCTGACGGAGCGTGATTCCTGGTGGGATGCCGGTTCCCTTCCGGACCGGATAACAATTTTCCGCGAACCCATCCTGGAGATCTGCGACTCCAGGGACGACGTCATCCACGAAGTGGCCGTCACCGTGGTACACGAAATCGCCCACCACTTCGGCATTTCCGATGACCGGCTGCATGAGCTGGGCTGGGGCTAG
- a CDS encoding glycoside hydrolase family 68 protein, producing the protein MHKHPQHRLLRLRPAAAALAAAFVASAFLAVPAAQANEPSDPPAVEQMPAPTPGFPLPTQHTQQAFDPASDFTSKWTRADAKQVMAQSDSSVSPGTNSMSPDVTMPEIPEDFPTMNDDVWVWDTWSLTDENANQISYKGWDVIFSLVADRHAGYGFDQRHWNARIGYFFRKTNADPAKDKWNYGGHLFLDNTSIGNTEWSGSTRLMQGDHVNVFYTATTFYDVAERNAGGGGIAPDAAIAKALGNIHADKNGVTFDGFQHTKLLEPDGKMYQTKAQNPGFAFRDPYTFADPAHPGKTYMVFEGNTGGNRGEYQCKGEDLGYQPGDANAETVNDVQSSGAYYQTANVGLAVADNKDLTKWSFLPPILSANCVNDQTERPQIFIQNEGGKNKYYLFTISHQFTYAAGMRGPDGVYGFVGDGVRSDYQPMNNSGLALGSPTDLNLPANAPESPSAKQNGRQFQAYSHYVQPGGLVQSFIDNVNGVRGGSLSPTVKINFRNGVSQVDRSFGRNGLGPFGYLPTNVRVGGAGLYK; encoded by the coding sequence ATGCACAAGCACCCCCAACACCGGCTGCTGCGGTTGCGCCCTGCCGCCGCAGCGCTGGCCGCAGCCTTTGTGGCCTCGGCCTTCCTGGCCGTCCCCGCGGCGCAGGCCAACGAGCCTTCCGACCCGCCTGCCGTTGAGCAGATGCCGGCCCCCACCCCAGGCTTCCCCCTGCCCACGCAACACACCCAGCAGGCTTTCGACCCGGCGTCGGACTTCACCTCCAAGTGGACACGCGCTGACGCCAAGCAGGTCATGGCGCAGAGTGACTCCTCGGTCTCCCCGGGCACGAACTCCATGAGCCCGGACGTCACCATGCCGGAAATCCCCGAGGATTTCCCCACAATGAATGACGACGTCTGGGTCTGGGACACCTGGTCCTTGACCGATGAGAACGCCAACCAGATCAGCTACAAGGGCTGGGACGTCATCTTCTCCCTGGTGGCTGACCGCCACGCCGGGTACGGCTTCGACCAGCGCCACTGGAACGCCAGAATCGGCTACTTCTTCCGGAAAACCAACGCGGATCCGGCCAAGGACAAGTGGAACTACGGCGGCCACCTGTTCCTGGACAACACCTCCATCGGCAACACCGAATGGTCCGGCTCCACCCGCCTGATGCAGGGCGACCACGTGAACGTGTTCTACACGGCCACCACCTTCTATGATGTGGCCGAGCGGAACGCCGGCGGCGGCGGGATCGCTCCGGACGCAGCCATCGCCAAGGCGCTGGGAAACATCCACGCGGACAAGAACGGCGTCACCTTCGACGGGTTCCAGCACACCAAGCTGCTGGAACCGGATGGCAAGATGTACCAGACCAAGGCGCAGAACCCGGGCTTCGCGTTCCGCGACCCCTACACCTTCGCCGACCCGGCCCACCCCGGAAAGACCTACATGGTGTTCGAAGGCAACACCGGCGGCAACCGCGGCGAGTACCAGTGCAAGGGTGAGGACCTCGGCTACCAGCCGGGAGACGCCAACGCAGAGACCGTCAACGACGTCCAGAGCAGTGGCGCCTACTACCAGACCGCGAACGTGGGCCTGGCCGTGGCGGACAACAAGGACCTCACCAAATGGTCCTTCCTGCCGCCCATCCTGTCCGCCAACTGCGTGAACGACCAGACCGAGCGTCCGCAGATCTTCATCCAGAATGAGGGCGGCAAGAACAAGTACTACCTGTTCACCATCAGCCACCAGTTCACCTACGCGGCCGGCATGCGCGGGCCCGACGGCGTCTACGGCTTCGTGGGCGACGGCGTCCGCTCGGACTACCAGCCCATGAACAACAGCGGGCTGGCCCTCGGTTCCCCGACGGACCTCAACCTTCCGGCCAACGCCCCGGAAAGCCCCTCCGCCAAGCAGAACGGCCGGCAGTTCCAGGCTTATTCGCACTACGTCCAGCCCGGTGGCCTGGTGCAGTCCTTCATCGACAACGTCAACGGCGTCCGCGGCGGATCCCTGTCGCCGACGGTAAAGATCAATTTCCGCAATGGCGTATCCCAGGTTGACAGGAGCTTTGGCCGGAACGGACTGGGACCCTTCGGCTACCTGCCCACCAACGTCAGGGTTGGCGGCGCGGGCCTCTACAAGTAG
- a CDS encoding cation diffusion facilitator family transporter, with product MGHDHSHNHGITATGRHRKRLVAVLGITLGVVVIQIAGAVLSGSLSLLADAGHMLSDAAGVTIALLASWIAGRPASSQRTYGYQRAEVLAALANALILIVISVVIFTEAIRRFGAPPDVQTDIMLFAAVLGAVANLVSLVILRTAQEESLNVRGAYLEVLGDLLGSVAVIIAAVVIMLTGFQVADTIASVLIALMILPRAWSLLRDVVDVLLEASPKGVEVQMIREHILSVAGVTDVHDIHIWTITSGVPVFSAHVVVEDGVLNARGADQLLDKLITCLGSHFDTDHCTFQLEPASHSEHEAHQHA from the coding sequence ATGGGACACGACCACAGCCACAATCACGGGATCACCGCCACCGGGCGGCACCGGAAACGCCTTGTGGCCGTCCTGGGGATCACCCTTGGCGTGGTGGTCATCCAAATTGCGGGAGCTGTGCTCTCCGGATCGCTCTCCCTGCTGGCAGACGCGGGGCACATGCTCTCGGACGCGGCCGGTGTCACCATCGCCCTCCTGGCCTCCTGGATCGCAGGCCGCCCCGCGAGCAGCCAAAGGACGTACGGCTACCAGCGCGCGGAGGTCCTGGCGGCCCTGGCCAATGCGCTGATCCTGATCGTGATCTCCGTGGTCATCTTCACCGAAGCGATCCGCAGGTTCGGTGCGCCGCCGGACGTGCAGACGGACATCATGCTGTTCGCCGCCGTCCTCGGTGCCGTGGCCAACCTTGTGTCGCTGGTGATCCTGCGCACGGCACAGGAGGAAAGCCTGAACGTCCGCGGCGCCTACCTGGAAGTACTGGGTGACCTCCTTGGTTCAGTAGCCGTCATCATCGCAGCCGTAGTTATCATGCTGACCGGCTTCCAGGTGGCAGACACCATTGCTTCTGTCCTGATCGCGCTGATGATCCTGCCGCGGGCATGGAGCCTGCTGCGCGATGTGGTGGACGTCCTGCTTGAGGCCAGTCCGAAAGGAGTGGAGGTACAGATGATCCGCGAACACATCCTTTCGGTGGCCGGGGTGACCGACGTGCATGACATCCATATCTGGACCATCACGTCCGGTGTGCCCGTCTTCTCGGCCCACGTTGTGGTGGAGGACGGGGTCCTTAATGCGCGGGGCGCCGACCAGTTGCTGGACAAGCTAATCACCTGCCTGGGCTCCCATTTCGATACCGACCACTGCACCTTCCAGCTGGAGCCGGCCAGCCACTCGGAGCATGAGGCGCACCAGCACGCCTGA
- a CDS encoding DMT family transporter, producing MPSTSPAHEPLTPAAAAASPVKALGVAAMVVTVVLWASAFVGIRAIGPHFSPGSLSLGRLAVAAVVLAFVVVPQLLRSRLLPKGREWLPILAYGVMWFGGYNVALNAAEHVLDAGTSALLINVNPILVAIMAGIFLKEGFPRWLLIGSTVAFAGVALIALGSGQPRTAGESSTADLGGVALCLLAAVLAAVSVIIQKPVVRKFPAAQATWFGIVVGALCCLPFAGQLASEVQAAPAQATWALVYLGVFPTAIAFTTWAYALSLVDAGKLAATTYLVPGTTVLISWLLLAEIPTVWGLVGGLVCLVGVGLTRRRTRVPARPQPQR from the coding sequence ATGCCGTCAACCAGCCCCGCCCATGAACCGCTTACGCCCGCCGCAGCCGCAGCCAGCCCTGTGAAGGCCCTTGGCGTGGCAGCAATGGTAGTGACGGTGGTGCTGTGGGCCTCCGCATTCGTGGGAATCCGGGCCATCGGCCCTCACTTCTCCCCTGGTTCCCTGAGCCTGGGCAGGCTGGCGGTTGCCGCCGTCGTACTGGCCTTCGTGGTGGTGCCGCAACTACTCAGGAGCCGGCTGCTGCCCAAGGGGCGGGAATGGCTGCCCATCCTTGCCTATGGCGTGATGTGGTTCGGCGGCTACAACGTGGCCCTGAACGCCGCCGAGCACGTCCTGGACGCCGGCACCAGCGCCCTGCTGATCAACGTGAACCCGATCCTGGTGGCCATCATGGCCGGCATCTTCCTCAAGGAAGGATTTCCGCGCTGGCTGCTCATCGGCAGCACCGTGGCGTTCGCCGGGGTCGCCCTGATTGCCCTCGGCTCCGGACAGCCGCGCACCGCGGGGGAAAGTTCGACGGCGGACCTGGGCGGGGTGGCGCTTTGCCTCCTTGCCGCGGTGCTCGCCGCAGTCAGCGTCATCATCCAGAAGCCGGTAGTACGGAAGTTTCCGGCGGCGCAGGCAACCTGGTTTGGAATCGTGGTGGGGGCGTTATGCTGCCTGCCCTTCGCCGGGCAACTGGCGTCCGAAGTGCAGGCCGCGCCGGCGCAGGCCACGTGGGCGCTGGTGTACCTGGGCGTGTTCCCCACCGCCATCGCCTTCACCACGTGGGCGTACGCATTGTCGCTGGTGGACGCCGGGAAGCTGGCCGCCACCACGTACCTGGTCCCGGGCACCACGGTCCTCATCTCCTGGCTGCTGCTTGCTGAGATCCCCACCGTCTGGGGACTGGTGGGCGGGCTGGTGTGCCTGGTGGGAGTGGGGCTCACCCGGCGCCGGACACGGGTACCCGCCCGGCCGCAGCCGCAGCGCTAG
- a CDS encoding LolA family protein, protein MGSHTLDSSGRLQRNSTISRRAWLRWLPAVAAPVVIAAGALTGSLPAGASNPLPAKTPAQVLELAGSHQVHTFSGTVEQSAELGLPELPATGKPSGPAAPGSAASVIELLSGKHTARIYLDGKDNARVQVMDQLAERDVVRHGSDVWFYSSKDNTAAHTTLPQHAHDQSLPQDPQGAGGMPAPGELAQRFLSKVEPTTAVSVGADVSVAGRAAYNLLIEPRTDATLVGKVAIAVDGENGLPLSVEVTARGADNPAFRSRFTSLSLDAPDQSVFAFTPPPGSTVKELPVPEKSHMPAEAHSPGARHTDATKDVSVTGTGWESVVGTVRGSATAAESLLKDPLLSQAAVAVQGGRLLSTALLNVLITDDGRIFAGMVPPERLQAAAAAAQ, encoded by the coding sequence ATGGGCTCCCACACGCTGGATTCCAGCGGACGCTTGCAACGAAACAGCACAATCAGCCGCCGGGCGTGGCTGCGGTGGCTGCCCGCCGTCGCTGCCCCTGTAGTTATCGCTGCCGGCGCCCTCACCGGGTCCCTCCCGGCAGGCGCCAGCAACCCGCTGCCGGCCAAGACGCCTGCGCAGGTCCTGGAACTGGCGGGAAGCCACCAGGTGCACACATTCTCCGGGACAGTCGAACAGTCCGCTGAACTGGGACTCCCGGAGCTGCCGGCCACCGGGAAGCCGTCCGGTCCTGCTGCCCCCGGCAGCGCCGCCTCCGTGATTGAGCTGCTGTCAGGCAAGCACACCGCCCGCATCTACCTGGACGGCAAGGACAACGCCCGCGTGCAGGTGATGGACCAACTGGCTGAACGGGACGTGGTCCGCCACGGCAGCGACGTCTGGTTCTATTCGTCGAAAGACAACACAGCTGCACATACGACCCTGCCGCAACATGCCCACGACCAGTCGCTACCCCAGGACCCCCAGGGGGCAGGAGGCATGCCGGCGCCGGGCGAACTGGCACAACGGTTCCTGTCCAAAGTTGAGCCGACCACTGCCGTTTCCGTGGGAGCAGACGTTTCCGTGGCTGGACGCGCCGCGTACAACCTGCTGATTGAGCCGCGCACTGATGCAACGCTGGTGGGTAAAGTGGCCATCGCCGTCGACGGTGAAAACGGCCTGCCCCTGTCCGTTGAGGTGACCGCACGCGGAGCGGACAATCCCGCGTTCCGTTCAAGGTTCACCAGCCTTTCCCTGGACGCCCCGGACCAGTCGGTCTTTGCCTTCACCCCGCCGCCGGGCAGCACGGTCAAGGAACTCCCCGTCCCGGAGAAGTCCCACATGCCCGCAGAGGCCCACAGCCCGGGCGCCAGGCACACCGATGCCACCAAGGATGTCTCCGTGACCGGCACCGGCTGGGAGTCCGTGGTGGGCACGGTACGTGGATCCGCCACGGCTGCCGAATCGCTGCTGAAGGATCCGCTGCTGTCCCAGGCCGCCGTCGCCGTACAGGGCGGCCGGCTGCTCTCCACCGCCCTGCTCAACGTCCTGATCACGGACGACGGACGTATTTTCGCGGGAATGGTGCCGCCGGAGAGGCTGCAGGCCGCAGCAGCAGCTGCCCAGTGA